From Hymenobacter sedentarius, a single genomic window includes:
- a CDS encoding RagB/SusD family nutrient uptake outer membrane protein: protein MKKTFYTLGMALFLAAPLTSCDKKLAIDPVNNVNADKALETSSDVEAALVGTYTGLQAVGSYGGYIQLTSDLLADNGEESFVGTFSDPPQIFRKNILRDNGFVSTIWINAYSTINRANNVLANIDKLDSSAKRSRVEGEAKFIRAALYFELVRLFAKDWSDGTPSANPGVPLVLTPTKVLDASSQVKRNTVAEVYTQVLADLTDAETKMKAGGALPAFAANSAAEISTFAAAGMLSRVYLQQNRFPEAADAANRAIAGPFSLTSTYAAEFRSGASNTTEDIFAVQISAQSGSNALSTFYKTRGDVSIEDKHFNQYGTTDERRTLFTVTSGKRLSGKFDAVNGVGSNVKVIRLAEMLLTRAEANFRAGTTVGATPLADVNRVRARVGLTPLVALTLPAILLERKLELAFEGFRLGDLKRNKESVTEPLPGTAVLPWNSPRLIFPIPKRETDINPNLEQNEAYK, encoded by the coding sequence ATGAAAAAAACATTTTATACGCTGGGTATGGCGCTGTTTCTGGCAGCCCCTCTCACCAGCTGCGATAAAAAGCTTGCCATCGACCCCGTCAACAACGTGAACGCCGACAAGGCCCTGGAAACGTCGTCTGACGTGGAAGCGGCTCTGGTGGGCACTTACACGGGCCTACAGGCCGTGGGTAGCTACGGCGGCTACATTCAGCTAACGTCGGACCTGCTGGCCGACAACGGCGAAGAAAGCTTCGTGGGCACCTTTTCCGACCCACCCCAGATTTTCCGTAAGAACATTCTGCGCGATAATGGTTTTGTGTCGACCATCTGGATAAACGCGTACAGCACCATCAACCGCGCCAACAACGTGCTGGCCAACATCGACAAGCTCGATTCGTCGGCCAAGCGCAGCCGCGTAGAAGGCGAGGCGAAGTTCATCCGGGCGGCGCTTTACTTTGAGCTGGTGCGGCTGTTTGCTAAGGACTGGAGCGACGGTACCCCTTCGGCCAACCCGGGCGTGCCGTTGGTACTCACGCCTACTAAAGTGCTCGATGCCTCCAGCCAGGTAAAGCGCAACACCGTGGCCGAGGTCTACACCCAAGTGCTGGCCGACCTGACCGATGCGGAAACAAAAATGAAAGCTGGCGGCGCGCTGCCGGCCTTCGCTGCCAACTCCGCGGCCGAGATTTCGACTTTTGCCGCGGCGGGCATGCTGTCGCGGGTGTACTTGCAGCAGAACCGGTTTCCCGAAGCGGCTGATGCCGCCAACCGGGCCATTGCGGGCCCGTTCTCGCTCACCTCTACCTACGCGGCCGAGTTCCGGTCGGGCGCATCCAACACGACGGAAGACATCTTTGCCGTTCAGATATCGGCCCAAAGCGGCAGCAATGCCCTCAGCACGTTCTACAAAACGCGGGGCGATGTGTCCATCGAAGACAAGCACTTTAACCAATATGGCACTACCGATGAGCGGCGGACGCTGTTCACCGTGACCAGTGGCAAGCGGCTCTCGGGCAAGTTCGACGCGGTGAACGGCGTGGGCAGCAACGTCAAGGTGATTCGCCTGGCCGAAATGCTCCTCACCCGGGCCGAGGCCAACTTCCGGGCTGGTACCACGGTGGGCGCTACCCCGCTGGCCGATGTCAACCGTGTGCGGGCCCGTGTTGGGCTAACGCCACTTGTTGCGTTGACGCTGCCCGCTATCCTGCTTGAGCGCAAGCTGGAACTGGCCTTCGAAGGCTTCCGTCTTGGCGACCTTAAGCGCAACAAAGAGTCGGTAACCGAGCCGCTGCCCGGTACGGCCGTGCTGCCCTGGAACTCGCCCCGCCTGATATTCCCAATACCCAAGCGCGAAACCGACATCAACCCCAACCTGGAACAAAACGAGGCTTATAAGTAA
- a CDS encoding prohibitin family protein, with amino-acid sequence MTLTVLGFIILILGLNASRFERLQPLRGGLIFLGGAFLVLGLALSTVVQIGVGQVGVQTLFGKVQPRVLQPGLSVVNPLVDITRFDTRTQNYTMSAQHGEGAQVGDDAIRVLSADGLEVIIDLTVLYHVVPAQAPRILATIGEDYQDKIVRAISRTRIRDNAVYYDAVALYSTRREEFQTRILNSIEKDFRTSGLQLDQLLIRNIQLPQSVKASIESKISAEQDAQKMQFVLQKEKQEAERKRVEAQGIADYQRIVNTELSDKLLQYETIKANQAIATSPNAKVIIMGNGRGTGPQLLLGEK; translated from the coding sequence ATGACCCTCACCGTCCTCGGTTTCATAATCTTAATTTTGGGCTTGAATGCTTCGCGCTTCGAGCGCCTGCAACCCCTGCGGGGCGGCCTCATCTTTCTGGGGGGTGCCTTCCTGGTGCTGGGCCTGGCGTTGAGCACGGTAGTGCAGATTGGAGTGGGCCAGGTGGGCGTCCAAACGCTGTTTGGGAAGGTGCAACCGCGCGTGCTGCAGCCCGGCCTGAGCGTGGTGAACCCATTGGTCGACATCACGCGCTTCGATACCCGGACGCAGAATTATACCATGTCGGCCCAGCACGGCGAAGGCGCCCAAGTGGGCGACGATGCCATCCGGGTGCTTTCGGCCGATGGCCTGGAGGTCATCATCGACTTGACGGTGCTTTACCACGTGGTGCCGGCCCAGGCGCCCCGCATCCTGGCTACCATCGGCGAGGACTACCAGGACAAAATCGTACGGGCCATTTCGCGCACCCGCATCCGCGACAACGCCGTGTATTACGATGCCGTGGCCCTCTACTCCACTCGCCGCGAAGAATTCCAGACGCGCATTCTTAACTCTATCGAAAAAGACTTCCGCACCAGCGGCCTGCAACTCGACCAACTGCTCATTCGCAACATCCAGCTGCCGCAATCGGTGAAAGCCAGCATTGAGAGCAAAATCTCGGCCGAGCAGGACGCCCAGAAAATGCAGTTCGTATTGCAGAAAGAGAAGCAGGAGGCCGAGCGCAAGCGCGTGGAGGCCCAGGGCATCGCCGACTACCAGCGCATTGTAAACACCGAGCTCAGCGACAAGCTGCTCCAGTACGAAACCATCAAAGCTAACCAGGCCATTGCCACCTCGCCCAACGCCAAGGTCATCATCATGGGCAACGGGCGCGGCACCGGGCCCCAGCTGCTGCTCGGCGAGAAGTAA
- a CDS encoding S-adenosylmethionine:tRNA ribosyltransferase-isomerase, which translates to MTSPHPRDLSIHDFTYPLPADRIAPEPLPDRAASRLLVSRHGQLSDKQFRDLSQELPAGSLLIFNDTRVVRARLLARRPTGGQVELFCLEPVAPHRSLELALQQTGQCTWRCLVGNGRRWKEGPVTLEFETADGQTATLWAERQAQEAGTALIDFRWEPASLPFAEVLRAGGHLPLPPYLGRTDTPADAIRYQTVYAAAEGAVAAPTAGLHFTPELLAELRAKGFDIGHVTLHVGAGTFQPVKADHMAGHPMHTEPILVTAALLRQLLAHRPLPVLAVGTTSLRTLESLYWLGVGLLHAHQADDTELAVTQWQPYDMAAAAASISPGMALEALLHHLQATGADTLQASTRLLIAPGYQFRLVDGLITNFHQPESTLLLLVAALLGPGWRDVYEHALSHGYRFLSYGDSSLLLPGTVMEGQ; encoded by the coding sequence ATGACCAGCCCCCACCCGCGCGACCTTTCCATTCACGACTTCACCTACCCGCTGCCGGCAGACCGCATTGCCCCGGAGCCCCTGCCCGACCGCGCCGCCAGCCGGCTGCTGGTCAGCCGCCACGGTCAGCTCTCGGATAAGCAGTTCCGCGACCTGTCCCAGGAACTGCCGGCCGGCTCGTTGTTAATCTTTAATGATACCCGCGTGGTGCGGGCGCGGCTGCTGGCCCGCCGGCCCACCGGGGGCCAGGTTGAGCTGTTTTGCCTCGAGCCCGTGGCCCCACACCGCAGCCTGGAGCTGGCCCTGCAGCAAACCGGCCAGTGCACCTGGCGCTGCCTGGTGGGCAACGGCCGCCGCTGGAAGGAAGGCCCCGTAACCTTGGAATTTGAAACCGCCGACGGCCAGACCGCCACGCTCTGGGCCGAGCGCCAGGCCCAGGAAGCCGGCACGGCGCTGATAGATTTTCGCTGGGAGCCCGCCAGCCTGCCCTTTGCCGAAGTATTGCGGGCGGGCGGTCACCTGCCCCTGCCCCCCTACCTGGGCCGCACCGATACCCCGGCCGATGCCATTCGCTACCAAACGGTGTACGCGGCGGCAGAGGGCGCCGTGGCAGCCCCCACCGCCGGGCTGCACTTCACCCCCGAGCTGCTGGCCGAGCTGCGTGCCAAGGGCTTCGATATCGGCCACGTAACGCTGCACGTGGGGGCCGGCACCTTCCAGCCGGTGAAGGCCGACCACATGGCCGGCCACCCCATGCACACCGAGCCGATTTTGGTCACGGCTGCGTTGCTGCGGCAGCTGCTGGCCCACCGGCCCCTGCCGGTGCTGGCCGTGGGCACCACCAGCCTGCGCACCCTCGAAAGCCTGTACTGGCTGGGCGTGGGCTTACTGCACGCCCACCAAGCCGATGATACAGAGCTGGCCGTAACGCAATGGCAGCCCTACGACATGGCCGCCGCGGCCGCCAGCATCAGCCCCGGAATGGCCCTTGAGGCACTGCTGCACCACCTCCAAGCAACCGGGGCCGATACCCTGCAGGCCTCCACGCGGCTGCTCATTGCGCCGGGCTATCAGTTTCGCTTGGTCGATGGCCTTATCACGAATTTTCACCAGCCGGAGAGCACGCTGCTGCTGTTGGTGGCCGCCTTGCTGGGGCCCGGCTGGCGCGACGTCTACGAGCACGCGCTGAGCCACGGCTACCGGTTTCTGAGCTACGGCGACAGCTCGCTGCTGCTACCTGGCACGGTAATGGAGGGTCAATAG
- a CDS encoding class I SAM-dependent methyltransferase, translating into MKFYFPVWHRTLSVVGACGSLGLLVWGCTQIPAETRPSLVAEKRMQAAVLADTTGYEVASPRDPNGIGTYYMGRQIAHVMGHEGADWLERSGRRQEEGTDILIRELKLKPTDVVADIGAGTGFFSFQLAKKVPKGQVLAVDIQPEMIASLQASKRKLNVPNVRPVLGTTTNPALPADSVDLVLIVDAYHEFDHPREMGRAIRRALRPVTGRLALVEYRAEDANVPIKRIHKMSVEQARKEMAAVGLEFVETVETLPQQHLLLFRRAN; encoded by the coding sequence ATGAAGTTCTATTTCCCAGTCTGGCACCGGACTTTGAGTGTAGTTGGCGCATGCGGCAGCCTTGGCTTGCTGGTATGGGGCTGCACGCAAATTCCCGCCGAAACGCGTCCCTCGCTCGTTGCTGAAAAGCGCATGCAAGCGGCTGTGCTAGCCGATACCACCGGCTACGAGGTGGCCTCCCCGCGCGACCCCAACGGCATCGGCACCTACTACATGGGCCGCCAGATAGCCCACGTAATGGGCCACGAGGGCGCCGATTGGCTGGAGCGCAGCGGCCGCCGCCAGGAAGAAGGCACCGACATCCTGATACGGGAGCTGAAGCTGAAGCCCACCGACGTGGTGGCCGACATTGGGGCCGGCACGGGCTTTTTCTCGTTCCAGCTGGCCAAAAAGGTGCCCAAGGGGCAGGTGCTGGCCGTCGACATTCAGCCGGAAATGATAGCCTCCCTGCAGGCCAGCAAGCGCAAGCTCAACGTGCCCAACGTGCGCCCCGTGCTGGGCACCACCACCAACCCGGCCCTGCCCGCCGACAGCGTGGACCTGGTGCTCATCGTGGATGCCTACCACGAGTTCGACCACCCGCGCGAGATGGGCCGGGCCATTCGGCGCGCCCTGCGCCCGGTTACGGGCCGGCTGGCGCTGGTCGAGTACCGGGCCGAGGACGCGAACGTGCCCATAAAGCGTATTCACAAGATGAGCGTGGAGCAGGCCCGCAAGGAAATGGCTGCCGTGGGCCTCGAGTTTGTGGAGACGGTGGAGACCCTGCCGCAGCAGCATTTGCTGCTGTTCCGGCGGGCAAATTAG
- the priA gene encoding replication restart helicase PriA, whose protein sequence is MSLALDFISPAAAPAADRVTLFADVILPLPLPRLYTYRVPFELNDNVVIGGRVIVQFGAKKTLSCIVAAVHETPPANYQAKYILEFIDDAPVVTQPQLKLFRWMADYYMCTIGEVINAALPSALKLSSESRIQLHPAFSREENEYPLTPQEELIVYALGSTEEGKALTFTEVGDLLGITSFHKVIKSLMHKDVIFLFEHTADKYAPKVVKKVRLAHHFVSEASIEQLFNSLSSKPKQLDVLMKYLQRVPVYQNEHSNQNGIEKAALTSSPHLSASAVNTLIKNGVLEQFDVIVSRFPLEDEPTAQLHFTLTEAQTTARDEIMAHFGEKDIALLHGVTGAGKTEIYIDLIRKALDGGGQVLYLLPEIALTAQIVGRLLRVFGSRLGVYHSKFSDNERVEVWNGVLSGRFQVVVGVRSAVFLPFDNLALIIVDEEHESSYKQYEPAPRYNAREVALMMANFQGAKTLLGSATPAVETYYQAKQGRYGLVSLTKRFGEAGMPDIELVDTRKAREKKTMHNHFTAELLGEVERTLGRQEQVILFQNRRGYAPVVACQDCGWIPKCTNCAVSLSYHKHSHELRCHYCGYHDSMVTQCPACGSRAVKTQGFGTEKIEDDLKIMLPQANIQRMDLDTTRAKNSYQQIIADFEKQATNVLVGTQMVTKGLDFANVSLVGIINADSIIHYPDFRAHERAYQMFVQVSGRAGRKGKKGKVLIQTSDPTQVIFDKVIRNDYVEFYNYEIVQRHEHGYPPFMRVIKMTVKHVEQGLGEQAAILLTQELVDRLGRAAVLGPEAPYIFRIRNFYLQEITIKLDRAHTALKWAKEQICAAMDVVKDQKEFKQARLVADVDPM, encoded by the coding sequence TTGAGTCTCGCTCTCGATTTTATTTCCCCCGCCGCTGCCCCCGCAGCCGACCGGGTTACGCTGTTTGCCGACGTTATTCTGCCGTTGCCGCTGCCCCGGCTCTACACTTACCGGGTGCCGTTTGAGCTCAACGACAACGTGGTGATTGGGGGGCGGGTGATTGTGCAGTTCGGGGCCAAAAAGACGCTTAGCTGCATTGTTGCGGCCGTGCACGAAACCCCACCGGCCAACTACCAGGCCAAGTACATCCTCGAATTCATCGACGATGCGCCCGTGGTGACCCAGCCCCAGCTCAAGCTGTTCCGCTGGATGGCCGACTACTACATGTGCACCATCGGCGAGGTGATAAACGCAGCCCTGCCCTCGGCGCTCAAGCTTAGCTCCGAGTCGCGCATTCAGCTCCACCCGGCCTTTTCGCGCGAGGAAAACGAGTACCCGCTCACCCCGCAGGAAGAACTGATTGTGTACGCGCTGGGTAGCACCGAAGAAGGCAAGGCCCTGACCTTTACCGAAGTCGGCGACCTGTTGGGCATCACATCCTTTCATAAGGTGATAAAGTCCCTGATGCACAAGGACGTCATCTTCCTCTTCGAGCACACCGCCGACAAGTACGCGCCCAAAGTGGTAAAGAAAGTGCGCTTGGCCCACCATTTCGTCTCGGAGGCATCGATTGAGCAGCTTTTCAACAGCCTGTCCAGCAAGCCCAAGCAGCTGGATGTGCTGATGAAGTACCTGCAGCGCGTGCCGGTATATCAAAACGAGCACTCCAATCAGAACGGGATTGAGAAAGCGGCGCTCACCAGCAGTCCGCACCTCTCGGCCTCGGCGGTGAACACGCTCATCAAAAACGGCGTACTGGAGCAGTTCGATGTCATTGTGTCGCGCTTTCCGCTGGAGGACGAGCCCACGGCCCAGCTCCACTTCACCCTGACCGAGGCCCAGACCACGGCGCGGGATGAAATCATGGCCCACTTTGGGGAAAAAGACATTGCGCTGCTTCACGGCGTGACCGGCGCCGGTAAAACCGAGATTTACATCGACCTCATTCGCAAGGCGCTGGACGGCGGTGGGCAAGTGCTGTACCTGCTGCCCGAAATTGCCCTCACGGCCCAGATTGTGGGCCGGCTGCTGCGTGTGTTTGGCTCAAGATTGGGCGTGTACCACTCCAAGTTCTCCGACAACGAGCGGGTGGAAGTGTGGAACGGGGTGCTCTCTGGCCGTTTTCAGGTGGTGGTGGGCGTGCGCTCGGCGGTGTTTCTGCCATTCGATAACCTCGCACTCATCATTGTAGACGAGGAGCACGAGTCTTCTTACAAGCAGTATGAGCCCGCCCCGCGCTACAACGCCCGCGAAGTCGCCCTGATGATGGCCAACTTCCAGGGTGCCAAAACCCTGCTGGGCTCGGCTACGCCGGCCGTAGAAACCTACTACCAAGCCAAGCAAGGGCGCTACGGGCTGGTGTCGCTCACCAAACGCTTTGGCGAAGCTGGCATGCCCGATATTGAGCTGGTAGATACCCGCAAGGCCCGCGAGAAAAAGACCATGCACAACCACTTCACCGCCGAACTGCTGGGCGAAGTGGAGCGCACGCTGGGCCGGCAGGAGCAGGTAATTCTGTTCCAGAACCGGCGCGGCTACGCGCCCGTGGTAGCCTGCCAGGACTGCGGCTGGATACCCAAATGCACCAACTGCGCCGTGAGCCTGAGCTACCACAAGCACAGCCACGAGCTGCGCTGCCACTACTGCGGCTACCACGACTCCATGGTGACGCAGTGCCCCGCCTGCGGCTCCCGTGCCGTGAAAACCCAGGGCTTTGGCACCGAGAAGATTGAAGACGACCTGAAAATCATGCTGCCCCAGGCCAACATCCAGCGCATGGACCTGGACACGACGCGCGCCAAAAACAGCTACCAGCAAATCATCGCCGATTTCGAAAAGCAGGCCACCAACGTGCTGGTGGGCACCCAGATGGTGACCAAGGGCCTCGACTTCGCCAACGTGAGCCTGGTGGGCATTATCAACGCCGACAGCATCATTCACTACCCCGACTTCCGGGCCCACGAGCGGGCCTACCAGATGTTTGTGCAGGTAAGCGGCCGGGCCGGCCGCAAGGGCAAGAAAGGCAAGGTACTTATCCAGACCTCGGACCCCACGCAGGTGATTTTCGACAAGGTGATTCGCAACGATTACGTGGAGTTTTACAACTACGAAATCGTGCAGCGCCACGAGCACGGCTACCCGCCCTTCATGCGCGTGATTAAGATGACGGTGAAGCACGTGGAGCAGGGCCTGGGCGAGCAGGCGGCCATTTTGCTCACGCAGGAGCTGGTAGACCGCCTGGGCCGCGCCGCCGTGCTGGGGCCCGAGGCGCCCTATATCTTCCGCATCCGCAACTTCTACCTGCAGGAAATCACCATCAAGCTAGACCGCGCCCACACTGCCCTGAAATGGGCCAAAGAGCAGATTTGCGCTGCCATGGACGTGGTGAAGGACCAGAAGGAGTTCAAGCAAGCCCGCCTAGTGGCTGACGTGGACCCCATGTAA
- a CDS encoding thioredoxin domain-containing protein yields the protein MAHASHPTNRLAEETSPYLQQHAHNPVDWYPWGAEALSRAKAEQKPILVSIGYAACHWCHVMERESFENQAVAAVMNQHFVCIKVDREERPDVDQIYMDALHAMGLQGGWPLNVFLTADAKPFYGGTYFPKGNWVKLLENIGQAYAGEHRSELEQSAERFMEVIGTSELQKYGTQNQGAGKPADNLDALQAIGVAPQTGPAGVSDEEFKLLIYNLGVKFDRERGGMNRAPKFPMPSIWRFLLRAHAISGSKVLLDQTVLTLREMAWGGIYDQVHGGFARYSVDAEWLAPHFEKMLYDNGQLISLYSEAFQVTQEELFREVVYDTIEFVRLELTNADGGFYSSLDADSEGEEGKFYVFTKDELREIIGDEEPLFSDYYNCTAQGNWEHGRNILHRRQSDEAFAAVHELAPAVVAELVAGWKQKIMAVRATRVRPGLDDKILTGWNALMLQGLTDAYRAFAEPEFLVVAERNARFIQANLRDGQRLYRTCKNGRASINGFLEDYALVIQAYISLYEVTFTETWLREAETLTEYVLENFFDPSETQFFYTDSSADPLIARKKELFDNVIPASNSVMAHNLRRLGRHLEKARYTDLAADMLARVRHLVVKEPQHLTNWASLYASLLRPGAELAIIGPKVESFRRELSRRFLFDTVLAGTKKSSELPLLKLLNPVPEGRTAVHICRNQACLAPLYSVAEALAAL from the coding sequence ATGGCCCACGCTTCACACCCGACCAACCGCCTCGCTGAGGAAACCAGCCCCTACCTGCAGCAGCACGCCCACAACCCCGTGGACTGGTACCCGTGGGGCGCGGAGGCGTTGAGCCGAGCCAAGGCCGAACAAAAGCCAATTTTAGTAAGCATCGGGTACGCCGCCTGCCACTGGTGCCACGTGATGGAGCGCGAATCGTTTGAAAACCAAGCCGTGGCGGCGGTGATGAACCAGCATTTCGTGTGCATCAAGGTAGACCGGGAGGAGCGGCCCGACGTGGACCAGATTTACATGGATGCCCTGCACGCCATGGGCCTGCAGGGCGGCTGGCCGCTCAACGTGTTCCTGACCGCCGACGCCAAGCCATTTTATGGTGGCACGTATTTTCCCAAGGGGAATTGGGTAAAGCTGCTGGAGAATATCGGCCAGGCCTACGCCGGCGAGCACCGCAGCGAACTGGAGCAGTCGGCCGAGCGGTTTATGGAGGTCATTGGCACCAGCGAGCTGCAGAAATACGGGACGCAAAATCAGGGCGCGGGCAAGCCTGCTGATAACCTTGACGCGCTGCAAGCCATCGGTGTGGCTCCGCAAACGGGGCCGGCGGGCGTTTCGGATGAGGAGTTCAAGCTGCTGATTTACAACCTGGGCGTGAAGTTTGACCGGGAGCGGGGCGGCATGAACCGGGCGCCCAAGTTTCCGATGCCCAGCATCTGGCGTTTTTTGCTGCGCGCCCACGCCATCAGCGGCAGCAAGGTGCTACTGGACCAAACGGTGCTCACCCTGCGCGAAATGGCCTGGGGCGGCATTTACGACCAGGTTCACGGCGGGTTTGCGCGCTACTCGGTGGATGCCGAATGGCTGGCGCCGCATTTCGAGAAAATGCTTTACGACAACGGGCAACTCATCAGCCTATACAGCGAAGCCTTTCAGGTGACGCAGGAGGAACTTTTCCGGGAAGTGGTGTACGATACCATCGAATTTGTCCGGTTGGAGCTGACCAACGCCGACGGGGGCTTTTATTCGTCGCTGGATGCCGACAGCGAAGGCGAAGAAGGCAAATTCTACGTGTTCACCAAGGACGAATTGCGCGAAATTATCGGCGACGAAGAGCCCCTGTTTTCCGATTACTACAATTGCACGGCCCAGGGTAATTGGGAGCACGGGCGCAACATCCTGCACCGCCGCCAAAGCGACGAGGCGTTTGCGGCCGTTCACGAGCTAGCCCCGGCCGTTGTGGCGGAGCTGGTAGCCGGCTGGAAGCAGAAAATCATGGCGGTGCGCGCTACCCGTGTGCGACCGGGCCTCGACGACAAAATCCTCACCGGTTGGAACGCCCTCATGCTCCAGGGGCTGACTGATGCCTACCGGGCGTTTGCCGAGCCGGAGTTTCTGGTGGTGGCCGAGCGCAACGCCCGCTTCATTCAAGCCAATCTGCGCGATGGCCAGCGTTTGTATCGCACCTGCAAAAATGGCCGGGCCAGCATCAACGGCTTCCTGGAAGATTATGCCCTGGTCATTCAAGCCTACATTAGCCTGTATGAGGTGACTTTCACGGAAACGTGGCTGCGCGAGGCCGAAACCCTTACGGAGTATGTGCTCGAGAACTTCTTTGACCCAAGCGAAACGCAGTTTTTCTACACCGATAGCAGCGCCGACCCGCTCATTGCACGCAAAAAGGAGCTGTTCGACAACGTAATTCCCGCGTCCAACTCGGTGATGGCGCACAACCTGCGCCGCCTGGGCCGCCACCTGGAAAAAGCGCGCTACACTGACCTGGCGGCCGATATGCTGGCCCGGGTGCGGCACCTGGTAGTAAAGGAACCGCAGCACCTCACCAATTGGGCCTCGCTGTACGCGTCGCTGTTGCGGCCCGGCGCCGAGCTGGCCATCATCGGGCCCAAGGTCGAAAGTTTTCGCCGAGAACTTAGCCGGCGTTTTTTGTTTGATACCGTGCTGGCCGGCACCAAGAAAAGCTCGGAGCTGCCGCTGCTTAAGCTCCTGAACCCCGTGCCGGAAGGCCGCACGGCCGTGCACATCTGCCGGAATCAGGCCTGTTTGGCACCGCTATATAGCGTGGCCGAGGCCCTGGCTGCTTTGTAG